Proteins found in one Chrysiogenes arsenatis DSM 11915 genomic segment:
- a CDS encoding UDP-N-acetylmuramoyl-L-alanyl-D-glutamate--2,6-diaminopimelate ligase: MKTLHDIATALDIEPLPHYATLTPTALAWDSRTIPDNSLFIAVAGLNYDPHDDLPSLAASGKILAALVEREISLSIPTLVIPDLAEREGEIAALCYDYPARQMRVVGVTGTNGKSSTVTYLAQIYHALGKRAAVLGTLGYAVWPEPLTPLSNTTPRGAELQTLFNTSIAEGVDYLFMEVSSHSLELGRVQGTQFFGALFTNLTPDHLDFHGTMENYLAAKWRLFTEYSPAIALVNRERVPLSATQWHTVASYGTNGSWRVENQIMDEQGIAFQMQGHHFRAPLYGPFNLENIQAAVAFALADGYAPAEIAEALTTLQPPAGRFQVVAVNSIRAIIDYAHTPDALERLLHGARALCTGRLIVVFGCGGDRDTTKRPKMGALASQLADIALVTDDNPRTENPDQIIAQIIAPMDPAKTETIRDRTTAIQRACELAGEDDLLVIAGKGHEEYQIYGRERIHFSDLETFQKTAQMAKITSSKP; the protein is encoded by the coding sequence ATGAAAACACTGCACGACATCGCTACCGCGCTCGATATCGAACCACTCCCACACTACGCCACGCTCACCCCAACCGCGCTTGCGTGGGATAGTCGCACCATCCCTGACAATTCACTCTTTATCGCCGTTGCCGGTCTAAATTACGATCCGCATGATGATCTACCGTCGCTTGCGGCCAGCGGAAAAATTCTGGCAGCGCTCGTCGAGCGAGAAATCTCGCTGAGCATCCCGACACTGGTTATTCCTGATCTCGCCGAACGCGAAGGGGAAATTGCTGCACTCTGCTACGACTATCCTGCGCGCCAGATGCGCGTTGTTGGCGTTACCGGCACCAACGGCAAAAGTTCTACCGTTACCTATCTTGCCCAGATCTATCATGCGCTCGGTAAACGTGCTGCGGTGCTGGGAACACTCGGCTACGCCGTGTGGCCAGAGCCGCTAACGCCGCTTTCTAATACCACACCACGCGGCGCCGAGCTCCAAACCCTGTTCAACACCAGCATCGCCGAGGGTGTCGACTATCTCTTTATGGAAGTCTCTTCCCATTCACTGGAACTTGGCCGCGTACAGGGAACTCAGTTTTTCGGTGCGCTGTTTACAAACCTTACTCCGGATCACCTCGATTTCCACGGCACCATGGAAAACTATCTCGCCGCAAAGTGGCGCCTGTTTACCGAATATTCCCCCGCCATCGCGCTGGTCAATCGTGAACGCGTTCCACTGAGCGCTACACAGTGGCATACCGTCGCAAGTTATGGAACAAATGGCTCTTGGCGCGTAGAAAACCAAATCATGGATGAACAAGGGATTGCTTTCCAGATGCAAGGGCACCATTTCCGCGCACCGCTCTATGGCCCCTTTAACCTCGAAAACATCCAGGCAGCTGTCGCATTTGCGCTGGCAGACGGCTACGCTCCAGCCGAAATAGCGGAGGCACTTACTACCCTGCAACCCCCAGCCGGACGCTTTCAGGTTGTGGCCGTCAACAGCATCCGTGCCATCATTGATTACGCCCATACTCCAGATGCTTTGGAACGCTTACTCCACGGTGCGCGCGCCCTCTGCACCGGTCGATTGATTGTTGTGTTTGGCTGTGGTGGCGACCGCGATACCACGAAACGCCCTAAAATGGGAGCACTGGCATCGCAGTTGGCAGATATCGCTCTTGTCACCGACGACAACCCACGTACCGAAAATCCAGATCAGATTATCGCGCAAATCATAGCACCGATGGATCCTGCCAAAACCGAAACCATCCGTGACCGTACCACCGCTATTCAGCGCGCCTGCGAACTTGCAGGCGAGGATGATTTGCTGGTAATTGCTGGTAAAGGGCATGAAGAATACCAAATCTACGGAAGAGAACGGATTCACTTTAGCGACCTAGAGACCTTCCAAAAAACAGCGCAAATGGCGAAAATAACATCAAGCAAACCGTAA
- a CDS encoding alpha/beta hydrolase family protein — MLVLLLVSIRPLTSTATTVADLEHYVYLSQPQLTDTVAAVVVNSKRIDLYDHDGTRIDSLESPRGSITQLTAHATQPELFFLASDTNNRRQVFRWNHAHATVQQLTSFDAGVLLFSLGHDALYLAVNSGRLNAKTHDPIQFHDLYQQTIATRETTPLLQNQPLRITSLDVAPDEQSLLFAAHRDEPIWYPVDYDIFLFDTTNRSLTTLVERPAMDAAPRFSPDGSRFLYLSANGVPGWGYQLQPRIYDFATGSDTPLAIRPPDDCRIATWVNNHTVQYLSVAGMQQRLITQTTGATPQETQFPSPHYIENYASRGATTLLLSVHIDEPEELSFFMGNTLRWRTHYNKQTRDLPRGATVPIAWQSGEQTIHGLLTFPVHYDANKRYPLILNLHGGPADVYTERFSGYPYFLPVQVMAHRGAFVLRPNPRGSAGWGLQFRRANIGDWGGGDVDDVIAGVDFAIAHYAVDTNELSVAGWSYGGYLSAMAISRYPERFRRAIIGAGITNLTSYINSTLYTGFAESYMGDLDQLPLLIERSPLFYTKSVQAEVLLIHGTRDRIVPYAQGIEYYNALLKHGVRVHFDSYPFAHSYRHSGDTAKLQQRVVDFLLPE; from the coding sequence ATGCTGGTACTGCTTCTCGTATCTATTCGCCCTCTCACCAGCACCGCTACGACCGTGGCCGACCTTGAACACTACGTCTACCTCTCTCAACCGCAACTCACCGATACCGTGGCTGCCGTTGTGGTCAACTCGAAACGGATCGACCTCTATGACCATGACGGGACGCGCATTGACTCGCTGGAGTCGCCACGCGGTTCCATCACACAATTGACCGCTCACGCGACGCAACCGGAGCTTTTCTTTCTTGCGAGTGACACGAACAACCGCCGCCAAGTCTTTCGCTGGAACCACGCGCACGCGACCGTGCAACAACTCACTTCGTTTGATGCTGGCGTACTGCTCTTTTCCCTCGGTCATGACGCCCTTTACCTTGCCGTCAATAGCGGACGATTGAATGCAAAAACACACGATCCCATCCAGTTTCACGACCTCTATCAACAGACAATTGCTACCCGTGAAACCACCCCGTTACTGCAAAACCAACCACTCCGCATCACATCGCTTGACGTCGCTCCCGACGAACAATCGCTCCTTTTCGCCGCGCATCGTGACGAACCAATCTGGTATCCCGTCGATTACGATATTTTCCTGTTCGACACAACCAACCGATCACTTACCACACTGGTTGAACGCCCTGCTATGGACGCCGCACCGCGCTTTTCCCCAGATGGCAGCCGCTTTCTGTACCTCAGCGCCAACGGTGTTCCCGGATGGGGCTACCAATTACAACCGCGCATCTACGATTTCGCTACCGGTAGCGACACACCACTGGCCATCCGTCCACCAGACGACTGCCGCATCGCAACGTGGGTCAACAACCACACCGTACAGTACCTCAGTGTCGCGGGAATGCAACAACGGCTCATCACCCAAACCACTGGTGCCACCCCACAAGAAACCCAGTTCCCCTCGCCCCACTATATAGAAAACTACGCGTCCCGCGGCGCTACCACACTCCTCTTGAGTGTCCATATCGACGAACCAGAAGAGTTGTCATTCTTCATGGGCAACACGCTTCGCTGGCGAACACACTACAACAAACAGACACGTGATCTCCCGCGCGGAGCAACAGTACCCATCGCCTGGCAATCGGGTGAGCAAACCATCCACGGCCTCCTTACCTTTCCGGTACACTACGACGCCAACAAACGCTATCCACTTATCTTGAACTTGCACGGCGGCCCAGCCGATGTCTACACCGAACGATTTAGCGGCTACCCATATTTCCTGCCGGTTCAAGTTATGGCTCATCGGGGTGCATTTGTGCTACGGCCAAATCCCCGTGGCAGCGCTGGTTGGGGACTCCAATTCCGCCGTGCCAATATCGGCGATTGGGGCGGCGGCGATGTAGATGATGTCATCGCAGGGGTCGATTTTGCCATCGCACACTACGCGGTAGATACCAACGAACTCAGCGTCGCTGGCTGGAGCTATGGTGGCTACCTCAGCGCAATGGCCATCAGTCGTTACCCCGAACGCTTCCGTCGCGCCATCATTGGAGCCGGCATCACCAACCTTACCAGCTATATCAATTCTACGCTCTACACTGGCTTTGCCGAATCATATATGGGCGACCTTGACCAACTTCCACTGCTCATTGAGCGCTCGCCGCTTTTTTATACAAAATCCGTGCAGGCCGAAGTGCTGCTGATACATGGCACCCGTGATCGCATCGTTCCTTACGCGCAAGGAATAGAATATTATAACGCACTGCTCAAACACGGCGTGCGTGTCCACTTCGACAGCTACCCGTTTGCCCACTCGTACCGTCACTCAGGGGACACGGCCAAACTTCAGCAGCGTGTGGTTGACTTCCTCCTGCCAGAGTAA
- a CDS encoding ImmA/IrrE family metallo-endopeptidase: MSEQPPAFFLRLDFLKQSRYLAPYNAFLIAQQRPDAQLVFSESKWKVYDRYVLPGAAPIVTLIPFGPVAFVYDIRDTDGRPIEGYESDIPLGALCDRLFPFEGSVGADLELAFRRLVYNCDKKNIHVEFKPLSVFQAGYVTCYTQPDEKNSPQIHYSLTINSNHGIAQQFPTLVHELAHIFCDHLSERTKRLSHEIEELEAEAVAYLFCYRKGFRPCSEKYLIDFFEQGIDVPLSHFEIILKAHREIEKLQVADIGDTDLIPVEFHFSVGGYFGSSYALTLKDETIDYEIWHLSDGHVVPTTVLSVKKGAWSKFLQVCHEINVWDWNSRYVNPGVCDGTQWQFVLRLPYAFIESSGDNSYPPEFDRLLAAASRLANGVELK; the protein is encoded by the coding sequence ATGTCTGAACAGCCACCAGCGTTCTTTTTGCGGTTAGATTTCCTCAAACAAAGTCGTTATCTTGCTCCTTACAATGCCTTTTTGATTGCGCAGCAGCGGCCCGATGCGCAATTGGTTTTTTCTGAATCAAAATGGAAGGTGTATGATCGCTACGTGCTGCCAGGCGCAGCGCCAATTGTAACGCTTATCCCTTTTGGTCCGGTTGCATTTGTCTATGATATTCGGGATACGGATGGGCGGCCTATAGAAGGGTATGAGAGTGATATTCCGCTAGGCGCGTTATGCGATCGCCTGTTCCCATTTGAAGGGTCTGTTGGCGCTGACTTGGAATTAGCATTCCGGCGTCTTGTCTACAACTGCGATAAAAAGAATATTCACGTAGAGTTCAAACCACTTTCAGTTTTTCAAGCGGGATACGTGACTTGCTATACGCAACCGGACGAGAAAAACTCGCCACAAATACATTATTCTCTCACAATCAACTCAAATCACGGTATTGCTCAACAGTTCCCCACGCTAGTTCACGAACTGGCACATATTTTTTGTGATCATTTATCTGAACGGACAAAACGTCTTTCTCACGAAATAGAAGAGCTGGAAGCCGAGGCGGTGGCATATCTATTCTGCTATCGCAAAGGATTTCGCCCTTGTTCGGAGAAGTACCTTATTGACTTTTTCGAGCAGGGCATTGACGTACCACTGTCACATTTTGAAATAATTTTGAAGGCACACCGAGAGATTGAGAAACTTCAGGTTGCCGATATCGGTGACACTGATCTGATCCCAGTAGAGTTTCACTTCTCCGTCGGCGGCTACTTTGGCTCATCGTATGCGCTTACCTTAAAAGATGAAACGATTGACTACGAAATTTGGCATCTCAGTGATGGGCATGTAGTGCCAACCACCGTTCTTAGCGTAAAGAAAGGTGCTTGGTCAAAGTTTCTGCAAGTGTGTCACGAAATAAATGTTTGGGACTGGAATAGTAGATATGTAAACCCTGGGGTTTGCGACGGAACTCAATGGCAATTTGTGTTACGGCTCCCTTATGCATTCATTGAAAGCTCAGGCGACAACAGTTATCCACCAGAATTTGATCGGCTATTAGCCGCGGCAAGTCGATTAGCTAACGGTGTCGAACTCAAATGA